A region from the Calditrichota bacterium genome encodes:
- a CDS encoding YbjQ family protein, giving the protein MLITTTENIPGKDVYQVLGMVRGNTVRSKNVFRDIGAGLKTLVGGEIRDYTQMLIEAREEALFRMSKKAEEMGANAVVMVRFATSSIMGGAAEILAYGTAVKIK; this is encoded by the coding sequence ATGCTGATTACAACCACGGAAAACATCCCCGGAAAGGATGTGTACCAGGTTCTGGGAATGGTGCGCGGAAACACCGTGCGTTCCAAAAACGTGTTTCGGGATATCGGTGCGGGACTCAAAACTCTGGTGGGCGGCGAAATTAGGGATTACACCCAAATGTTAATCGAGGCTCGGGAAGAGGCCCTCTTTCGGATGAGCAAAAAGGCGGAGGAGATGGGTGCCAACGCCGTGGTGATGGTTCGCTTTGCCACGTCCAGTATTATGGGCGGGGCCGCCGAAATTCTGGCCTACGGAACAGCCGTAAAAATAAAATAG